From one Xyrauchen texanus isolate HMW12.3.18 chromosome 17, RBS_HiC_50CHRs, whole genome shotgun sequence genomic stretch:
- the LOC127657561 gene encoding sal-like protein 3 → MSRRKQAKPQQLISDEDPSLLELLPEHVSSEGVDDSDSGNESRSGSEETHVCEKCCAEFFKWSDFCEHLKSCTKNPLVLIISDNEVTSDPAQQYVAEPSPVPSCTSEPADSEDAGEGSHMPAEDDERAEIILEQGTLLDKEDEPMEVEMSTEKPVDSEDKDVQADPEISLPLEDCRQSSGVGYSIPSTNVTLETLHGTRVAVAQFSQSARGALAAGVSTLAIPMILEQLMALQQQQIHQLQLIEQIRSQVALINTQAPTQPVLDHHIDQSSNPGSQVTSSSTKHTVPAQLQLHGFITPPVNQLPIMMPSLTGQLPASISSALEETHPNISQTVGHQTSSGISSNTTTNSSYQTSSYNMIPSQLPPCSTSSGNSSSSTSTSCTSRNTGTGGGISCGISLPRNTPSPLTLTHGRLLTSPSSLPIIPHSSSSSVIFPNPLASIAATANALDPLSAMMKHRKGKPPNVSVFDTKPSSEDPFFKHKCRFCAKVFGSDSALQIHLRSHTGERPFKCNICGNRFSTKGNLKVHFQRHKEKYPHIQMNPYPVPEYLDNVPTSSGIPYGMSLPPEKPVTTWLDSKPVLSTIQSSVALQLPPTIPSIIGSCGDSSSLTPSSRSPQRPSPPSSECTSLSPNHLNAETNMTHISSSPQPIAVSDTPPVLKPEAIHLPPSCITRPREVSISTTSLPQVIPLSTVTTTTSTRIHITDSVNTPSSISHPSLQMVSDQFKAKFPFGGLLDSMQTSETSKLQQLVENIDKKMTDPNQCVICHRLLSCQSALKMHYRIHTGERPFKCKICGRAFTTKGNLKTHFGVHRSKPPLRVQHSCPICQKKFTNAVVLQQHIRMHMGGHIPNTPLSEGFQDMDSDLSFNDKSLDDLDDEIIEEMEQAMEDDVGLKEGDVYPLKPPCSYSEMSPSNSPPTSLISSIVALENEMKLTDQAVNILPSFCLKPPENGSGTHGENGDVFKNDSSSTVGDLENYSDGSPVQSESSGSMQALSPACSQSENCHSKSPIQADNCSKDEAQDPRVVTVKSENSDTLSAGSENTGALDLTATQLARPFVKDENHFSLLFQGLNTSNIMSSEASIVKLEMNGHSKPLSLSEGPHLTVGLLAPAAAPQTTISPNLTPMLAPPPPRRTPKQHNCHSCGKNFSSASALQIHERTHTGEKPFGCSICGRAFTTKGNLKVHMGTHMWNNAPARRGRRLSVENPMALLGGDAMKFSEMFQKDLAVRAINVDPGFWNQYAAAITNGLALKNNEISVIQNGDITTIPISLGGGGIPAVGATTGGMERSHTGSNPPVTGLEKTNLEVGAGRPFSRFMEDNKEIGIN, encoded by the exons TCTCAAGTGAAGGAGTGGATGATTCAGACAGTGGAAATGAGAGCCGCAGTGGGAGTGAAGAGACCCATGTTTGTGAAAAGTGTTGCGCCGAGTTCTTTAAGTGGTCAGATTTCTGTGAACATCTGAAAAGCTGTACTAAGAATCCACTGGTGCTTATTATCAGTGACAATGAAGTGACTTCAGACCCAGCTCAACAGTATGTAGCTGAACCATCACCTGTGCCCAGCTGCACCAGTGAGCCTGCAGACAGTGAGGATGCAGGAGAGGGCAGCCACATGCCTGCTGAAGATGATGAACGAGCAGAGATTATACTGGAACAGGGTACTCTCCTGGACAAAGAGGATGAGCCCATGGAAGTGGAAATGTCTACTGAGAAACCTGTGGACTCTGAAGATAAAGATGTACAGGCAGACCCAGAGATAAGCCTACCTCTTGAGGACTGCAGACAGTCTTCTGGGGTAGGATACTCTATACCCAGCACTAATGTCACACTGGAAACACTGCATGGAACGCGTGTGGCTGTTGCCCAGTTCTCTCAGAGTGCCCGGGGAGCACTAGCTGCTGGAGTGTCCACTTTGGCTATTCCTATGATCCTGGAACAGCTCATGGCCTTGCAGCAACAACAAATCCACCAGCTCCAACTGATAGAGCAGATTCGGAGCCAGGTGGCGCTAATAAACACACAGGCCCCAACACAGCCAGTGCTTGACCATCACATAGACCAAAGCTCGAATCCTGGCTCACAAGTAACCTCATCCTCCACAAAACACACTGTGCCTGCCCAGCTCCAGCTACATGGCTTCATTACACCTCCTGTTAATCAGCTTCCCATCATGATGCCCTCTTTAACTGGACAGCTCCCAGCTTCAATATCTTCAGCTTTGGAGGAAACACACCCAAATATTTCTCAAACAGTTGGCCACCAGACCAGTTCTGGGATAAGCAGCAATACCACAACAAATTCTTCATATCAAACAAGCAGCTATAATATGATTCCTTCCCAACTTCCACCATGTTCAACATCTAGTGGCAACAGCAGTAGTAGTACTAGTACAAGCTGCACAAGTAGAAACACCGGAACTGGGGGTGGAATCAGTTGTGGTATTTCACTTCCAAGAAACACACCTAGTCCTCTAACTCTGACTCATGGCAGATTGCTCACATCCCCCTCCAGCCTCCCCATCATACCTCACAGCTCATCCAGCAGTGTCATCTTCCCTAATCCTCTGGCCAGTATTGCGGCAACAGCAAACGCTCTTGATCCTCTTTCTGCCATGATGAAGCATCGCAAAGGAAAGCCTCCAAATGTCTCAGTGTTTGACACCAAACCCAGTTCAGAAGACCCCTTCTTCAAACATAAGTGTCGATTTTGTGCCAAGGTGTTTGGAAGTGACAGTGCCCTGCAGATCCATCTTCGTTCCCACACTGGTGAAAGGCCTTTTAAATGCAACATTTGTGGAAATCGCTTCTCCACAAAGGGAAACTTGAAGGTTCATTTTCAGAGACACAAAGAAAAGTATCCTCACATCCAAATGAACCCCTATCCAGtgcctgagtatctggacaatgtACCAACTAGCTCAGGTATTCCATATGGCATGTCATTGCCCCCAGAAAAGCCTGTTACCACATGGCTGGACAGCAAGCCTGTGTTGTCTACAATCCAATCCTCAGTAGCACTGCAACTCCCTCCAACTATACCTAGCATTATTGGAAGTTGTGGGGATTCATCTAGTCTCACCCCTTCAAGCAGATCACCTCAAAGGCCATCACCGCCATCAAGTGAGTGTACATCTCTGTCTCCTAATCACCTCAATGCTGAGACCAACATGACACACATTTCCAGTTCACCACAACCTATTGCGGTGAGTGACACTCCTCCAGTTCTCAAACCAGAAGCCATTCATTTACCTCCCAGTTGCATCACCAGGCCTAGGGAGGTCAGCATATCTACCACTTCCCTACCCCAAGTGATTCCTTTGTCCACAGTCACAACCACAACTAGCACCAGAATACATATTACAGACTCAGTGAATACTCCATCTTCTATCTCACATCCTTCTCTACAAATGGTCTCTGATCAGTTTAAGGCCAAGTTTCCTTTTGGTGGCCTTCTGGACTCTATGCAAACATCAGAGACCTCCAAACTACAGCAACTGGTGGAAAATATTGATAAGAAGATGACAGACCCCAACCAGTGTGTCATCTGTCATCGTTTGCTTAGCTGTCAGAGTGCCCTGAAGATGCATTATCGCATCCACACAGGAGAAAGaccctttaaatgtaaaatatgtggcCGTGCTTTCACAACCAAGGGGAATTTGAAAACGCACTTTGGGGTCCACAGGTCCAAGCCCCCTCTTCGGGTTCAGCACTCTTGCCCTATATGCCAAAAGAAGTTCACAAATGCCGTAGTTCTGCAGCAACACATCCGCATGCATATGGGGGGGCATATCCCTAACACGCCCCTGTCTGAGGGTTTTCAGGACATGGACAGTGATCTCTCCTTTAATGATAAGAGCTTAGATGACTTGGATGATGAGATAATTGAAGAGATGGAGCAAGCAATGGAAGATGATGTTGGTCTCAAAGAGGGAGATGTATACCCACTCAAACCACCCTGTTCATACTCAGAGATGTCACCAAGCAACTCACCACCAACATCTCTTATCTCTAGCATTGTTGCCTTGGAGAACGAAATGAAGCTGACTGATCAAGCAGTTAACATACTCCCCTCCTTTTGTCTAAAGCCTCCAGAAAATGGGAGTGGAACTCATGGGGAAAATGGAGATGTGTTTAAGAATGACTCATCTTCTACTGTAGGAGACCTAGAGAATTACAGTGATGGAAGTCCAGTGCAGTCTGAATCATCCGGCTCTATGCAGGCTTTGTCTCCTGCCTGCAGCCAGTCTGAGAACTGCCACTCAAAGTCTCCAATTCAGGCAGACAACTGCAGCAAAGATGAGGCTCAGGATCCAAGGGTAGTTACAGTGAAGTCTGAAAATTCAGATACCCTTTCTGCTGGATCAGAGAACACAGGTGCATTGGATCTCACAGCCACACAGCTCGCCAGGCCGTTTGTCAAAGATGAGAATCACTTCAGTCTGTTGTTCCAAG GTTTAAACACTTCAAACATTATGAGCTCAGAAGCAAGCATAGTCAAACTTGAGATGAATGGGCACAGTAAGCCACTGTCCTTGAGTGAGGGCCCCCACTTAACAGTGGGCCTCCTGGCACCTGCTGCTGCCCCTCAGACAACAATAAGCCCTAACCTCACTCCAATGCTGGCACCGCCCCCACCACGGCGGACTCCCAAACAACATAACTGCCACTCCTGTGGGAAGAATTTTTCGTCAGCCAGTGCTCTTCAGATCCATGAGCGCACTCACACAGGAGAAAAACCTTTTGGCTGTTCCATCTGTGGTAGAGCCTTCACCACAAAGGGAAATCTGAAG GTCCACATGGGAACCCACATGTGGAACAATGCCCCAGCCCGGCGGGGAAGACGGCTCTCTGTGGAGAACCCCATGGCTCTTTTAGGTGGAGATGCAATGAAATTCAGTGAGATGTTTCAGAAGGATCTTGCAGTGCGAGCAATTAACGTAGACCCAGGCTTCTGGAATCAGTACGCAGCAGCCATCACCAATGGGCTGGCACTGAAAAACAATGAGATCTCCGTCATTCAGAATGGAGACATTACTACAATCCCTATTAGCCTGGGTGGGGGTGGAATCCCTGCGGTAGGTGCAACGACAGGAGGGATGGAGAGATCTCACACCGGGAGCAACCCTCCAGTGACTGGCCTAGAGAAGACTAACTTGGAGGTGGGAGCTGGACGTCCCTTCTCCAGATTCATGGAGGATAACAAAGAGATTGGGATCAATTAA